The segment GCATGCCCGCGTGTCCCAAAAAGACGGTTTGGTCGGTTTCTGCCAAGAACTGCGTTCCTCTCCATTCTCCCTGGAACGACTGTCCCCTTGCCGAACTTCTGCCCACCTACCCCGCTCCCAAACTCCTCCCTCAACCCACGCCCTACATGGAAAAGATAGTCAGCATCCGGACAACCGCTGCCGAAAGGATGGGAGCGCTCGTGGATCATCAACACGATCCCCTCAATGAATATCGTTCGAAGATAAAGCGTGAGTTACGTTCATATTTgattttctccctctttctttcttttcctaaaATAAAGTAGGGTTATGTTTCATACtgattgtctttcttttcaagaaTCGCTTGCACGGCTCTATATCTTCTTCGATGACCTATCGGAATTAATTAAggagacattttctttcaatgtttcGTGTATACATCtcagcttttctcacaaacgcGTTACCTGTAGAGATGGTACACCTTGTAACTGGCTTTTAACTCTACATCTAActtccactttttctttcaaagaaagttttttcgGTAGGAAACTGGTTATCCTATGATAAAACCCTGCATCATTATTCAAATGTTTCCAACTTAAAATCAATATTTCTTAACTGAAACTGTAGCTTATTTTAtcttgtgtgtttttaaaaaatttgatttcattaaattttggaCATTCTGGTGCAACCATTCAACGCCATTTAAAAGGAAAGGAAtgagaatattaaaaatatatggaATGAAGGGAATGTGTTTCACTTGAATCTGTACCTATTCAAATGTTTCCAACTTAAAATCAATATTTCTTAACTGAAACTGTAGCTTATTTTAtcttgtgtgtttttaaaaaatttgatttcattaaattttggaCATTCTGGTGCAACCATTCAACGCCATTTAAAAGGAAAGGAATgggaatataaaaaatatatggaaTGAAGGGAATGTGTTTCACATGAATCTGTCGTATCCTCCTATTCTAGGCGTTTACCCTAACCACCCTTGTGTCTTCGGAGGAACTGGTTTATTCCTGCCACATCCATTCAAATGCCATTGGTTCTACAACTGCTCCGCACCCTTGGAAGATGGGAAAGCAGAAGAGCAGGGCTGGGATCAGCTAACGGAGGAGTGTCCATACCCCAAGCTCTTCTCTGCGTCTACTGGTTCATGCGAGGATTATTCAAAGGTTGACTGTGGAGACAGAGATCTCTATCTGGACCCATGTGAGTTCCCTTTGTTGGCATAGCCTAAATTTTCAATGCAAATccagtttcttctttctttgcttgtttttttctcccttcctcctcatttaaaaaatgatgcgGCTCGCCAATAGATGTTCGGTCGAATGAATTCCATATatagtaaattaattttttttaaagattggttTCGTTCTGTTCTGTTCCAACTACAACCagataataaactgtttacaaagaTAAACTGTAACATGAATTTGGTCCCGTTAATACTGTAACACGACGTTTAGTCCATTTTGTACTGTAATACAACACTTAGTCTACTTTGTACTGTACATTCGATCTCCTCCACACTGAATATGACACCTGGTCCAGGTAACACTGCATAAATCACTTAATTAGTCCACTTAGTACTAAATACGGTAACTTGGTCCCTTTATAGTTGTAATACGATACTTGGTCTATCAACCAACACCTGGTATCTTTAGTACACGACACTGCGTCCATTTAATAGCATTGTAATATGATAAATGATCCACCAATAGTTCTTTAAATGTAAGACGATATTAAATCCATTGAGTACTGCAGCGAAAATTGCTTTGTTTAGTACTACAATGCGACTTCTGGGTTTCAGGCGAGTACAGAGCTCTTCAGTGCGGAGGTGCTCACTGTCAGCCATGCCGATTGCGTCACGGCAGTTGTGTGGGCATGCGCGATGGCCCCCAGCCGTTCCCCAGTCGTGAGTGGACCCCACGCTACCTCTACTGCAAGGATCAGCGGGCGCTGCAGCAGCTGGAGTGTCCACAGGTGAGTTGCCCACACATATGCATGTTTTTAGCCCTTAAATTTCAAAGAATTCAACTTCAGTTCTAAACCTTTCGTGTTCTTTCTGATCTCTTTCATGCGCTGACTCTATTTCGGCAGGAAACACCCATTTTCTCACCCGAGTCGAGAAGATGCGAGACTTTGCTCGACATTCCTAGAGAACACGGCGGATATCAACCAACTTGCCTTGGTCGTCGAGATGGCCGCTATCCAGACGACACGGGGAGGTGTGACGTGTTCTACGAGTGCTTTGCTGAGAAGAACCGCGGCCGTTTCCATTGCCCTAGGGGCAGCATCTTTGACCCTGAGAAAAAAGCGTGCAGACTAAAGACAGAGAGACGTAAGTGGAAAACTTGGTCAGAAAGTGTACCGGACAGTCACATATTCGGTTAAAGCCGTTCGTAACTGGACGAACGCTTTGTCAATTTTGTACGCGGCTTAGAACTTTACAAACAGAATGGACAGCTAAGAAGTCCCTTAAACTTTgctctaattttattttagagatGCTGCTTATCGTGTATTTGAAAAGGGAAACGAATCCGAGTAAATGTGAAAACCTCTCTACCTGCAGACCTGGCCCCACCCTGCGGCAATGTGACTGAAGAGCAGGTGTCGCTGCGGGTGAGTGTGAGCCTGTGCCGAGACCTGCAGGACGGCTTGTATGCTGACCCTTACGGGCGCTGCTCCATGTTCTACGAGTGCCAGCATGGTCTTCTGAAGCAGTACCACAGGTCTGACATTGTTTACCGACCGTTAAGAGTTTAGAGCATGACCGGTCATCAGCAGCCAGGTGCACAGAATGTCCAGTGATATCTCGAGGGTTAAAAGCACATCAGTCCGATAAGCTGCTAGCTAAAGTACTcataaaatatgaatatataaTCATTTTTGCACAGATTTGGGAAATTACTATCGTGTAAATAACTAAACCCGGTTGTTTCGATAAATTCTGCTTGGGTCGGAGTTTTTACGGGACTAACTTgatattttttagtaaaataatatttccagAACTATTGTGATGTTAAATGTGGTTTTTCTTAACCACTGCGGTGAATTCAGTTAAATGCTGTTTTCCAGGTGCAGTTACGGATCATTTGACCCAAGCGTTCAGGAGTGCAGCTTTTTAATGTCACACCTAACATCCCCTTGCGGTCAGCAGCCAAATCCTTGTCTGTTTCGATCAGACGGCGAATATGCCGACCAGAGTCAGTTCTGTCAGGCTTCCTATTTGTgccgtggtcacgtggtcatcaGACAGAATACATGCCCACCCGGTACAGTCTTCCACGAGGGGAAGGGATCTTGTCAGCTGCCGAACGACACTCCCCCGCCCTGCGGACTGGCACCCTCGTGCACCGGGCGGGCGGACGGACGCTACCCGGCTCCGCTAAAGGGCTGTCAGTTTTTCGTCACCTGCCGAGCCGGGATGTTCCGGGGCCACGAAGGATGCTCTCTGGAAGAAGGCGGCTTCTACTTCAACGCCGAGACGCAGATGTGCGACTTCCCGCACAACATTTGTCCACCTTGTGGCGTCAGCACGACCAACTGGTACGTCCCCACCGCCATTCCTTATCtcatctctctctatcacacgaACCATTGAAATAATGCTTCGTCCTTTgcttacaatttcttttttctctctctctctttctctctctctctctctctgtatgaaagagagagagaggggtagCAGGGAAGGGGGTACGAAGCAGATAAAACGAACGCGTTTTcacattgttgtttttgttttaatttccagCACCTCGAGAACTATGCCATGAGCCCATCGCATCATCGAAGATATTTTCGGAGTTACAGAGATATCCTTACGTCACATCCGGGCGATTTGACAACAACGGAGGCAGCATCTTCACGTGACATGACAACGTACCTGAGTGGGATCTTCACTGACCTTTTAAAACTTGCTTTCATTATTTGACAATGGCGTCTATTTCTGAACTGCACGTCCACCACTTTttagaaattaaacagttcgcaAGAGTATCTGGTAACATAGTTTGGGATTTTAAAACTGAAGGACGCACCATTGGTTCTAGCCCACAGCCGTTAGACCTTCTCCAAGGAACATGAAAGTAAATTGTGATTTGTCCTCATCAGTGTCTAATGTGGCTTCCATGACAAAAAGTGAACGCCCATCATCTATTACAtctcttttttcatcattatcatgatttcttttctcttttgtcgACTTCATATCACAATGTTCCCTGTGTAATAAGTATTTGTGTaataagtattattattatgaacatcatcatcattgatcaTTGTAATCTGTCCCCTTCATCAAGTGCAATAAACTGTACAGATTATTCGAACAGcatagataataaaatatgaaataaaatatgcacaGCCTGACTTtctttttggttgtttttgaaGATATAACGAATGATAGGTTTGTACAGTTGATGTTGCAGCGTCAGTCAACACGTTTGCACgcaagcacagaaaaaaaagcaggataTCTGAA is part of the Pomacea canaliculata isolate SZHN2017 linkage group LG13, ASM307304v1, whole genome shotgun sequence genome and harbors:
- the LOC112554611 gene encoding uncharacterized protein LOC112554611, whose protein sequence is MGFRGRCIICFVVMLVFGGVQLHFIMSQPRHPPDHFLPCPPGPGVHWVRDPENCASYFICVSAQPVRMPACPKKTVWSVSAKNCVPLHSPWNDCPLAELLPTYPAPKLLPQPTPYMEKIVSIRTTAAERMGALVDHQHDPLNEYRSKIKRVYPNHPCVFGGTGLFLPHPFKCHWFYNCSAPLEDGKAEEQGWDQLTEECPYPKLFSASTGSCEDYSKVDCGDRDLYLDPCEYRALQCGGAHCQPCRLRHGSCVGMRDGPQPFPSREWTPRYLYCKDQRALQQLECPQETPIFSPESRRCETLLDIPREHGGYQPTCLGRRDGRYPDDTGRCDVFYECFAEKNRGRFHCPRGSIFDPEKKACRLKTERHLAPPCGNVTEEQVSLRVSVSLCRDLQDGLYADPYGRCSMFYECQHGLLKQYHRCSYGSFDPSVQECSFLMSHLTSPCGQQPNPCLFRSDGEYADQSQFCQASYLCRGHVVIRQNTCPPGTVFHEGKGSCQLPNDTPPPCGLAPSCTGRADGRYPAPLKGCQFFVTCRAGMFRGHEGCSLEEGGFYFNAETQMCDFPHNICPPCGVSTTNCTSRTMP